The following coding sequences are from one Treponema bryantii window:
- a CDS encoding DUF7675 family protein encodes MNFEESDEIHFEKNGYDFCKHHESDPIWSATRIDVDETGPFLFSFDCETVYNFWTDYPGKLTAEQIELFKNWNPTMAALK; translated from the coding sequence ATGAACTTTGAAGAATCTGATGAAATCCACTTTGAGAAAAACGGATACGATTTCTGCAAACACCATGAATCAGATCCAATCTGGTCTGCGACCAGAATCGATGTCGATGAAACAGGACCGTTTCTTTTCAGCTTTGATTGTGAGACAGTTTACAACTTCTGGACTGATTATCCAGGAAAGCTTACAGCTGAACAAATAGAACTTTTCAAAAATTGGAATCCAACAATGGCCGCTCTAAAATAA
- a CDS encoding VOC family protein produces MKIEHVALYVHDLEKAKDFFVTYLNGKANDGYHNPKTDFRSYFITFEDGARLELMTRPELVEQVKNPYRTGYAHLAFSVGSKEAVDELTAKLDEAGYSVSSGPRTTGDGYYESCIVAFEENLIEITE; encoded by the coding sequence ATGAAAATTGAACACGTTGCTCTGTATGTACATGATTTAGAAAAGGCAAAAGATTTTTTTGTAACTTACCTTAACGGGAAAGCCAATGACGGCTACCACAACCCAAAGACAGATTTCAGATCTTACTTCATAACTTTTGAAGACGGAGCACGTCTTGAATTAATGACTCGACCAGAACTTGTTGAACAAGTAAAGAACCCCTATAGAACCGGTTACGCACATTTAGCTTTTAGTGTTGGCAGCAAAGAAGCTGTAGACGAATTGACCGCAAAGCTTGATGAAGCCGGTTATTCTGTTTCCAGCGGTCCACGTACAACTGGTGACGGATATTACGAAAGCTGCATTGTCGCTTTTGAAGAAAACCTTATTGAAATTACAGAATAA
- a CDS encoding SDR family oxidoreductase → MKVVITGTSRGIGKAAALLFLQNGHEVFGIDVGESTIQKTDGGFERYTHYVADITNKASLPEISDVEILINNAGIQTPVIDVEKASCDITTNLIGTMYVTEKYAFQSKIKSVLFNASVSALHGNEFPAYAASKAGVLGYMKNTAIRLANEYKATCNALCFGGVKTELNEPVMNNQELWQKIMDVTPLKKWLSVEEAAQWMYFMTVTNTFCTGQTIDISGGERNCADLFVW, encoded by the coding sequence ATGAAAGTTGTAATTACAGGTACAAGCAGAGGAATTGGAAAAGCAGCGGCTCTGTTATTTTTACAGAATGGTCATGAAGTTTTTGGAATTGATGTTGGGGAATCTACAATTCAAAAAACTGATGGTGGCTTTGAACGATACACTCATTATGTTGCCGATATTACAAACAAAGCATCTCTCCCCGAAATATCTGATGTTGAAATCTTAATAAATAACGCAGGAATCCAAACTCCAGTAATTGATGTGGAAAAAGCTTCCTGCGATATTACAACAAATCTGATTGGAACAATGTATGTAACTGAAAAATATGCATTCCAATCTAAAATAAAATCCGTTCTTTTTAATGCATCTGTATCAGCCTTACATGGAAACGAATTCCCTGCTTATGCAGCTTCTAAAGCCGGTGTATTAGGGTATATGAAAAATACAGCAATTCGTCTCGCAAATGAATATAAAGCTACGTGTAATGCACTTTGCTTTGGTGGAGTAAAAACAGAGTTAAATGAACCTGTAATGAATAACCAGGAATTGTGGCAGAAAATAATGGATGTAACTCCATTAAAAAAGTGGCTTTCTGTTGAAGAAGCAGCACAGTGGATGTATTTTATGACTGTTACAAATACCTTCTGTACCGGCCAGACTATCGACATTTCTGGTGGCGAAAGAAACTGTGCTGATTTATTTGTCTGGTAA
- a CDS encoding VUT family protein, translated as MNKISSWFKAELDDTKLLLRSIPSLTVCFFVLSVVCANLMANKELISYKFIVFDCGFVFSWVMFLCMDVICKRWGAKASIKVSLIALLINLAVCGVFALLALAPGKWGEFYSSEVNEISIAVNSALNNTFGGAWYVVLGSALAFTVSSIVNALLNSLIGKHVSEKGFGAFALRSYISTMLAQFVDNFLFATVVSKFFFGWTWIQVVICSIIGAVGELLCEIFFSGIGYRVVCKWERENVGSDYLNKQTA; from the coding sequence ATGAATAAAATCTCTTCCTGGTTCAAAGCTGAACTGGATGACACTAAACTTCTTCTTAGAAGTATTCCTTCCCTTACAGTTTGTTTTTTCGTACTTTCTGTTGTTTGCGCAAATCTGATGGCAAATAAAGAGCTTATTAGTTATAAGTTTATTGTTTTTGATTGTGGATTTGTTTTCAGTTGGGTTATGTTTCTTTGTATGGATGTAATCTGCAAACGCTGGGGTGCAAAAGCTTCTATTAAGGTATCACTAATTGCATTACTTATAAACCTTGCTGTCTGCGGAGTTTTTGCATTGCTGGCACTCGCTCCTGGAAAGTGGGGTGAGTTCTATTCTTCAGAAGTGAATGAAATAAGTATAGCTGTAAACTCTGCTTTGAATAATACTTTTGGCGGTGCCTGGTATGTTGTTCTTGGTTCAGCACTTGCATTTACAGTTTCTTCAATCGTTAATGCATTATTGAATTCTTTGATAGGAAAACATGTATCAGAAAAAGGATTTGGTGCTTTTGCATTGCGTTCATACATTTCTACAATGCTTGCTCAGTTTGTTGATAATTTCCTTTTTGCAACAGTAGTTTCTAAATTCTTCTTTGGCTGGACCTGGATACAGGTAGTTATCTGTTCGATAATTGGTGCAGTCGGTGAACTTTTGTGTGAAATTTTCTTCTCAGGGATCGGCTATCGCGTTGTATGTAAATGGGAACGTGAAAATGTTGGTTCTGATTATTTAAATAAACAAACTGCATAA
- a CDS encoding bifunctional metallophosphatase/5'-nucleotidase, protein MRNLFIRRIISYFIVMSFSLCPLMAQESKTVDVMFTHDVHSFLDRIAQAKTLINRQKALNPETLLLDAGDFSQGTLYQTVYASKAAELRILGLAGFDATTMGNHEFDCMDTGVAGMLDAARLSGERLPEFLLCNVDWSKDDDYTKTVKRAYDAYGAKDYTVFEKNGVRIAVFGLFGENSLFCAPTCKLTFFNQYEQAAKVVAQIKQKEKPDMIVCISHSGTDKKIKKSEDEQLAKKVPDIDLIISGHTHTILEKPIQHGNTYIVSCGEFAQNIGSLSMKQNKNGRWEMARYEIIPTESVEPDSVIAAKLESFKKDIDEEYLSKFGFETNEVLGKAYTNYSHPEMGHIISDMYRKAVAEYEITNPNSEKTGFGKHIDLAVVPTGVAREDLVKGNVTTKDVFNSFSLGIGPDEIAGYPLVSVYLSGREFKNACEIDLSMGSTLGFSLLNLYFSGITYEYNPHRLVLDKVTKVYLIKDDGTKEEVQDDKLYRVVSDIYTGRMLGSVNDLSYGLLSLIPKNADGTIVENLEDNIIRTSIFPGTTEFKAWAAIATGVKMTGDIGDYSGILEAAYKEVPSRNIFKILKKPSKFAKIVYCLIFGLIVVIAGIVLLCIKRKKRNKKA, encoded by the coding sequence ATGAGAAATCTATTTATAAGAAGAATTATTAGTTATTTTATTGTGATGAGTTTTAGCCTTTGTCCTTTAATGGCTCAAGAATCAAAGACTGTAGATGTAATGTTTACTCATGATGTACATTCCTTTCTGGACAGAATTGCGCAGGCAAAAACTTTAATAAACAGACAGAAGGCTTTAAATCCTGAAACACTTCTCCTGGATGCTGGTGATTTTTCTCAGGGAACTTTATATCAAACTGTTTATGCATCAAAAGCTGCTGAATTAAGAATATTAGGACTTGCAGGCTTTGATGCTACAACAATGGGAAATCATGAATTTGACTGTATGGACACTGGCGTTGCCGGTATGCTTGATGCGGCACGATTAAGTGGCGAGAGACTCCCAGAGTTTTTGCTTTGTAATGTTGACTGGTCAAAAGATGATGATTATACAAAAACTGTAAAGCGTGCTTATGATGCTTACGGAGCGAAGGATTATACTGTATTCGAAAAAAATGGAGTTCGAATTGCAGTGTTTGGTTTATTTGGTGAAAACTCTCTGTTCTGTGCGCCAACTTGTAAACTTACATTCTTTAATCAATATGAGCAGGCTGCAAAGGTTGTTGCTCAGATTAAACAAAAAGAAAAGCCTGATATGATTGTCTGTATAAGTCATAGTGGTACAGATAAGAAAATCAAAAAAAGTGAAGATGAACAGCTGGCAAAAAAAGTTCCAGATATCGATCTTATTATAAGCGGACACACTCATACTATTCTTGAGAAACCAATACAGCATGGAAATACTTACATTGTAAGCTGCGGTGAATTTGCACAGAACATCGGCTCTCTTTCAATGAAACAAAATAAGAACGGCCGATGGGAAATGGCACGATATGAGATTATTCCAACTGAAAGCGTTGAACCCGATTCAGTTATAGCTGCTAAATTAGAGTCCTTCAAAAAAGATATAGATGAAGAATATCTGAGTAAGTTTGGTTTTGAAACAAATGAAGTTTTAGGAAAGGCTTACACTAACTATTCTCATCCGGAAATGGGGCATATCATTTCGGATATGTATAGAAAGGCAGTTGCAGAATATGAAATCACAAATCCAAATTCAGAAAAAACTGGCTTTGGAAAACATATAGATTTAGCCGTTGTCCCAACTGGTGTTGCCCGAGAGGATCTTGTAAAAGGTAATGTAACTACTAAAGATGTGTTTAATTCATTCAGTCTTGGAATTGGTCCTGATGAGATTGCTGGTTATCCGCTTGTAAGTGTTTATTTGAGTGGCCGTGAATTCAAGAATGCCTGTGAAATAGATTTATCAATGGGCTCAACTTTAGGTTTCTCTCTATTAAATCTTTATTTTTCTGGAATCACTTATGAATATAATCCTCATAGACTTGTTCTTGATAAGGTAACAAAAGTATATCTTATTAAGGATGATGGAACAAAAGAAGAAGTTCAGGATGATAAATTATATAGAGTAGTTTCTGATATCTACACAGGAAGAATGCTTGGAAGTGTAAATGATTTAAGTTATGGACTTTTAAGTTTAATTCCTAAAAACGCTGATGGTACAATAGTTGAAAATCTGGAAGATAATATCATAAGAACTTCAATTTTTCCCGGTACAACAGAATTTAAGGCCTGGGCAGCAATTGCTACCGGTGTAAAGATGACAGGTGATATTGGCGATTATTCTGGAATTTTAGAAGCTGCTTATAAAGAAGTTCCGAGCAGAAACATCTTTAAGATTCTCAAAAAGCCAAGTAAGTTTGCAAAAATTGTTTACTGTTTGATTTTTGGACTTATAGTAGTTATTGCCGGAATTGTATTACTTTGTATTAAGCGAAAGAAAAGGAATAAGAAGGCTTAA
- a CDS encoding ankyrin repeat domain-containing protein codes for MKWLVISDDEILSDKINTFISEQNKKNKVFCAPITDESLKKYKKIFRELSACIIFTKDPKSISPSVGAGLSAVFGFFAAENIPVITNNNFILENYLFGKEIGIGGKDADDLYKVLTKKYNNLAEEANMRIAKKKLLNRGIPYTSDCFGTYIAKNKPEIVHEFLEAGMSINSRDDLGTPMLNIACRNDNFEFVQMIYDLGAELNAVSEDRGYTAVMDAVWRGNEKITKYLISKGADLNTINKEGQNNLILAVGANRESLVKLLAENGADPDVKDMMGMSAYNYAVLFKKERLVEILKPFHKEI; via the coding sequence ATGAAATGGCTGGTCATATCTGATGATGAAATTCTCTCTGATAAAATAAATACTTTTATTTCTGAGCAGAATAAGAAAAATAAAGTATTCTGTGCTCCAATTACAGATGAATCACTTAAGAAATATAAAAAAATATTCAGGGAACTTTCTGCATGTATTATTTTTACTAAAGATCCGAAATCTATATCTCCTTCGGTTGGTGCAGGACTGAGTGCAGTCTTTGGATTTTTTGCAGCTGAAAATATTCCGGTAATTACAAACAATAATTTTATTCTTGAAAATTATCTTTTTGGAAAAGAAATTGGAATTGGCGGAAAAGATGCAGATGATTTGTATAAAGTTCTAACTAAGAAATACAATAATCTTGCTGAAGAAGCTAACATGCGAATTGCAAAGAAAAAGCTGTTAAATAGAGGAATTCCATATACTTCTGATTGTTTTGGAACTTATATTGCAAAAAACAAGCCTGAAATTGTTCATGAATTTCTTGAAGCCGGCATGAGTATAAATTCCCGCGATGACCTTGGAACTCCAATGCTTAACATTGCATGCCGCAATGATAATTTCGAATTTGTACAGATGATTTATGATCTTGGTGCAGAACTGAATGCTGTTTCAGAAGACCGCGGTTATACCGCTGTAATGGATGCAGTATGGCGTGGAAACGAAAAGATTACAAAGTATCTGATTTCAAAAGGTGCCGATCTTAATACAATCAACAAGGAAGGCCAGAATAATCTTATTCTTGCAGTTGGAGCAAACAGAGAGTCCCTCGTAAAGCTTCTGGCAGAAAACGGCGCAGATCCAGATGTAAAAGATATGATGGGTATGAGTGCCTATAATTATGCGGTACTTTTCAAAAAAGAAAGACTTGTAGAAATCTTAAAGCCTTTCCATAAAGAGATATAG
- the flgE gene encoding flagellar hook protein FlgE, translated as MMRSLYSGVSGLQNHQTRMDVIGNNISNVNTNGFKRGRVNFQDMISQQMSGAAKPTDELGGVNPKEVGLGMTVASIDNIFTQGNLQSTGVSTDIAIQGNGFFLLKSGEESFYTRNGAFGLDRDGTLVNPANGMRVQGWMADEVNGQMLVSTAATPEDLIIPVGSKDPAKETTNVNFACNLNKNTPEILEGASADDIYKGTWGTEQKIYDSFGNEHLLSVSFRRVVGNPNQWEATVLVDADNADYTQTRVGLGTTDGVGNTFLVNFDNYGALQSVTDSSGRESNLEGQIVIQTSFAVAESNPDAEGNPYRQTMNINLGTIGSFKDTITQSASKSTTKAFYQDGYTMGYLDNFKIDSSGIITGVYSNGTNRTIGQIALASFANDRGLEKAGDNTYVESNNSGMARIGESGVAGKGTLMAGALEMSNVDLSEQMTDMIVTQRGFQSNAKTIQTADTLLETVLSLKR; from the coding sequence ATGATGAGATCACTTTATTCTGGAGTTTCAGGACTTCAGAATCACCAGACACGAATGGACGTAATTGGTAACAACATTTCCAACGTTAATACAAACGGCTTTAAACGTGGCCGCGTAAACTTCCAGGATATGATCAGCCAGCAGATGAGTGGTGCAGCTAAACCTACTGACGAACTTGGTGGTGTAAACCCTAAGGAAGTTGGACTTGGTATGACTGTTGCCTCAATTGATAATATCTTTACACAGGGTAACCTTCAGTCAACAGGAGTTTCAACTGATATCGCAATCCAGGGTAACGGATTCTTCCTTCTTAAAAGTGGTGAAGAATCATTCTATACAAGAAACGGTGCATTCGGTCTTGACCGTGATGGTACTCTTGTAAACCCTGCAAACGGTATGCGTGTTCAGGGATGGATGGCAGATGAAGTAAACGGCCAGATGCTTGTTTCTACAGCTGCAACTCCAGAAGACCTTATTATTCCTGTAGGTTCTAAGGATCCTGCTAAGGAAACAACAAATGTAAACTTCGCATGTAACCTTAACAAGAATACTCCAGAGATTCTTGAAGGTGCAAGTGCAGATGATATCTATAAAGGAACATGGGGAACTGAACAGAAGATTTACGACAGCTTTGGTAACGAACACCTTCTTTCAGTTTCTTTCCGCCGTGTAGTTGGTAATCCAAATCAGTGGGAGGCTACAGTTCTTGTAGATGCTGATAATGCAGATTATACACAGACTCGTGTAGGTCTTGGAACAACTGACGGTGTCGGAAATACTTTCCTTGTAAACTTTGATAACTACGGTGCTCTTCAGTCTGTAACAGACTCTTCTGGAAGAGAATCAAATCTTGAAGGACAGATTGTAATTCAGACTTCTTTTGCAGTAGCTGAATCAAATCCTGACGCAGAAGGAAATCCTTACCGCCAGACAATGAACATCAATCTTGGAACAATCGGTTCTTTCAAGGATACAATTACACAGTCTGCTTCTAAGTCTACTACAAAGGCTTTCTATCAGGACGGATACACAATGGGTTATCTTGATAACTTCAAGATTGACTCAAGCGGAATTATCACTGGTGTATACTCAAACGGTACAAACCGTACAATTGGTCAGATTGCTCTTGCAAGTTTTGCCAACGACCGCGGTCTTGAAAAGGCCGGAGACAACACTTATGTAGAATCTAACAACTCTGGTATGGCTCGTATCGGCGAATCAGGAGTTGCAGGTAAGGGTACTTTGATGGCTGGTGCTTTGGAAATGTCAAACGTTGACCTTTCAGAACAGATGACAGACATGATCGTAACACAGCGTGGTTTCCAGTCTAACGCTAAGACAATTCAGACAGCAGATACACTGCTTGAAACAGTATTGAGCCTTAAGAGGTAA
- the flgD gene encoding flagellar hook assembly protein FlgD: MMELLNTQNSINTQMSASEQFAVENAVNNYNKTLVVEGRKTSNELGKDDFLKLLITQLQNQDPTSPMENTEFISQMAQFSSLEQMTNMSSSFSRMAAFINSSEAAATLGKTVELDIGDTSVQGVVEGATRGENPQVLVKGMYYSMDKIKAIYAD; the protein is encoded by the coding sequence ATGATGGAACTACTTAACACACAAAACAGCATTAACACTCAAATGAGTGCGAGCGAACAGTTTGCAGTTGAAAATGCAGTAAACAACTACAACAAAACGCTCGTTGTGGAAGGAAGAAAAACTTCCAATGAATTAGGAAAGGATGATTTTCTGAAGCTGCTTATTACCCAGCTACAGAACCAGGATCCGACTAGCCCTATGGAAAATACAGAGTTTATTTCCCAGATGGCTCAGTTCAGTTCTCTGGAACAGATGACAAACATGAGTTCATCCTTTTCGAGAATGGCAGCCTTTATCAACAGCTCAGAAGCTGCTGCCACATTAGGTAAGACAGTTGAATTGGATATAGGTGATACATCCGTTCAGGGAGTTGTGGAAGGGGCAACCCGCGGGGAAAATCCACAGGTTCTTGTAAAAGGCATGTATTACAGCATGGATAAAATTAAGGCGATTTACGCTGACTAA
- a CDS encoding flagellar hook-length control protein FliK, with amino-acid sequence MSYQAITDIIVNPSQLQDLQLSNTVKDSPKQTSVSFADYLAAYNSEDVSKTETKTVQSEDQTSKISDSDKAEKTEKSEKTSENQVKNQNESEKVSEKTVEKTESDENKDNKISEKTDSKGKSVNDSETETKKSVEDKKTGKADSKDTKDSKNKKLSDKDFSRFEEIAKTAESEDNSAKLAGAVQNTIKSEENEIKLSDNEIEVSENAINTESSAQLALNNIQTEESSSDTEFDFSGNQDKTKNQFTLDKDGKITVEDQRTKEVAETDNTKKSALKTSEIKLANENTAVMSVELNPNAEADVLSLNTQTAASNGSNFQAMLSNQLQNVAPEFVKAGNLVLKDNNQGTINLVLHPDDIGNVKIHLSLDGKTLSGHITVATKEALQVFKDNSETLREAFIKSGFDAASFDVAMNNGSMANQNMGFNGQDDGRNIFAQRLYGNSAEGLSAELDDIFENAVDISNYSVNIVA; translated from the coding sequence GTGTCATATCAGGCAATCACAGATATCATCGTAAATCCTTCTCAACTTCAGGACTTACAGTTATCTAATACAGTTAAAGATTCTCCGAAACAGACTTCTGTATCTTTTGCAGATTATCTTGCAGCTTATAACAGCGAAGATGTATCTAAAACAGAAACAAAAACTGTTCAATCAGAAGACCAGACTTCAAAAATTTCTGATTCAGACAAAGCTGAAAAAACAGAAAAATCTGAGAAAACTTCTGAAAATCAGGTAAAAAATCAGAATGAATCTGAAAAAGTATCGGAAAAGACTGTAGAAAAAACTGAATCTGATGAAAATAAGGATAATAAAATATCTGAAAAAACAGATTCTAAGGGAAAATCCGTTAATGATTCTGAAACAGAGACAAAAAAATCTGTAGAAGATAAGAAAACTGGAAAAGCAGATTCAAAGGATACTAAGGATTCTAAGAATAAAAAGCTTTCTGATAAGGACTTTTCTCGTTTTGAAGAAATAGCAAAAACTGCTGAATCAGAAGATAATTCTGCAAAACTCGCAGGGGCTGTACAGAACACAATTAAATCAGAAGAAAATGAAATAAAACTTTCTGATAATGAAATTGAAGTTTCTGAAAACGCTATAAATACAGAGTCTTCTGCACAGCTGGCATTGAATAATATTCAGACAGAAGAAAGCAGTTCAGATACAGAATTTGATTTTTCAGGTAATCAGGATAAGACAAAAAATCAGTTTACTCTTGATAAAGACGGAAAAATTACAGTTGAAGATCAGCGTACTAAAGAAGTTGCAGAAACTGATAATACTAAAAAATCCGCTCTTAAAACTTCTGAAATAAAACTTGCAAATGAAAACACAGCAGTAATGTCTGTTGAATTGAATCCAAATGCAGAAGCAGATGTTCTTTCATTGAATACTCAGACAGCTGCTTCAAATGGTTCAAACTTCCAGGCAATGCTTTCAAATCAGCTTCAGAATGTTGCTCCTGAATTTGTAAAAGCTGGAAACTTAGTTCTTAAAGATAATAATCAGGGAACAATCAATCTTGTATTACATCCGGATGATATTGGAAATGTAAAGATTCATCTTTCTCTGGATGGAAAAACTTTGAGCGGTCATATTACTGTAGCTACTAAAGAAGCTCTTCAGGTTTTCAAGGATAATTCTGAGACACTGCGCGAAGCTTTCATTAAGAGTGGTTTTGATGCAGCCAGCTTTGATGTTGCCATGAATAATGGTTCTATGGCAAATCAGAATATGGGATTTAATGGTCAGGATGATGGAAGAAATATTTTTGCACAAAGATTGTATGGAAATTCAGCAGAGGGGCTTAGCGCTGAATTGGACGACATCTTTGAAAATGCAGTAGATATTTCGAATTATTCTGTAAACATCGTAGCGTAA
- a CDS encoding periplasmic-type flagellar collar protein FlbB, producing the protein MSFKKSLGKTFVLLIIILILLAGGLLWFDYLGVVHVKSVFSPVYKILKKNPQTSTTTTQSRPLVANLDEDRLRKQREALDIFKEELDKRESDVEAAEKQNEQVSAELAEREKNQEEREKTFNLKVKKYDDKNINVEQIAKNLNGMRPEAAVNILVAMDDQTVIDVLRKVEEIAAAEGSSSMGSYWLSLMPSDRAAEIQRKMISKPESLD; encoded by the coding sequence ATGTCTTTCAAAAAGTCTTTAGGAAAAACTTTTGTACTTTTAATTATCATTCTCATTCTTCTGGCTGGTGGGCTTTTATGGTTCGATTATCTTGGTGTCGTTCATGTAAAATCAGTTTTTTCACCTGTATATAAGATTCTGAAGAAAAATCCACAGACCTCTACAACTACAACACAATCACGTCCCCTCGTTGCAAATCTTGATGAAGACAGACTCAGAAAACAGCGCGAAGCTCTTGATATTTTTAAAGAAGAGCTTGATAAACGCGAATCTGATGTAGAAGCAGCTGAAAAACAGAATGAACAGGTAAGTGCAGAGCTTGCTGAGCGTGAAAAAAATCAGGAAGAAAGAGAAAAAACATTTAACCTCAAAGTAAAAAAATACGATGATAAGAATATAAACGTTGAACAGATTGCTAAAAATCTGAATGGTATGAGACCTGAAGCAGCGGTTAACATTCTTGTTGCGATGGATGATCAGACTGTAATTGACGTCCTTCGCAAGGTCGAGGAGATTGCAGCCGCTGAAGGTTCTTCATCTATGGGTTCGTACTGGCTTTCCTTAATGCCGTCTGACCGGGCTGCAGAAATACAGCGGAAGATGATAAGTAAGCCGGAGTCCCTGGACTAG
- a CDS encoding hexokinase, with translation MNNQVSAFLSAHNFVNHVDVLTVAQAILDDMKKGLRKEGADQDMIRTFCNPPAASAKGKSVIVIDAGGTNFRSCLVTFDDAGVPSISDMEKTRMPGVEKELSRKDFFEQIANNLEHLKNKSDRIGFCFSYPMEIQEDGDGILLGFSKEVKAPEVVGSKVGACLKEALAVHGWNSIKRITLCNDTVAALLAGAACAEDGDKYSSNIGFILGTGMNAAYIQPDCDCCNIKKQIVVCESGKFLKVNRSDFDVEFDKTTVKPGTFYLEKLCSGAYLGPVSWFALKAAAKDGLFTEKTAAAINGLETLTLIEMDKFLHHPYDKSCVLGKIAAEVATEEDVDKMFQILDAIAERSARYSAAILTACAVKTGEGKNSSKPICILCDGTTFFKTYKVRERVYGYLDEVLTRQLGIYWNIVSCDNDITLGAAISGLID, from the coding sequence ATGAATAATCAGGTAAGTGCATTTCTTTCTGCACATAATTTTGTAAATCATGTTGATGTATTAACTGTCGCTCAGGCAATTCTGGACGATATGAAAAAGGGCTTGCGCAAGGAAGGTGCAGATCAGGATATGATCCGTACTTTCTGTAATCCTCCTGCAGCTTCTGCAAAAGGCAAGTCTGTAATCGTTATTGATGCTGGCGGAACAAACTTCCGTTCATGCCTTGTTACTTTTGATGATGCAGGTGTTCCATCTATTTCTGATATGGAAAAGACCCGCATGCCAGGTGTAGAAAAAGAGCTTTCTCGTAAAGACTTCTTTGAACAGATTGCAAATAATCTTGAACACTTGAAAAATAAATCAGACAGAATCGGATTCTGTTTCTCATACCCAATGGAAATTCAGGAAGATGGCGACGGTATTCTTCTTGGTTTCTCAAAGGAAGTTAAAGCTCCGGAAGTTGTAGGTTCAAAAGTTGGTGCCTGCCTTAAGGAAGCTCTTGCTGTTCATGGCTGGAATTCAATTAAACGCATTACACTCTGTAACGATACTGTTGCTGCATTGCTTGCTGGTGCTGCCTGCGCAGAAGATGGTGATAAATATTCTTCAAACATCGGTTTCATCCTTGGAACTGGTATGAACGCTGCTTATATTCAGCCTGACTGTGACTGCTGCAATATCAAAAAGCAGATTGTAGTTTGTGAGAGCGGTAAGTTCCTTAAAGTAAATCGTTCTGATTTTGATGTTGAGTTTGATAAGACTACTGTAAAACCTGGTACATTCTACCTTGAAAAGCTTTGTTCTGGTGCTTATCTTGGACCAGTTTCATGGTTCGCACTCAAGGCTGCTGCTAAAGATGGTCTTTTTACAGAAAAAACTGCTGCAGCAATCAATGGTCTTGAGACTCTTACTCTTATTGAAATGGATAAGTTCCTTCATCATCCATATGATAAATCATGTGTACTTGGAAAAATCGCTGCCGAAGTTGCAACTGAAGAAGATGTAGATAAGATGTTCCAGATTCTGGATGCAATTGCTGAGCGTTCTGCCCGATATTCTGCTGCAATTCTTACAGCATGTGCTGTAAAAACTGGAGAAGGTAAGAATTCTTCTAAGCCAATCTGTATTCTTTGTGACGGAACAACATTCTTTAAGACATATAAGGTTCGTGAACGAGTATACGGCTATCTTGATGAAGTTCTTACTCGCCAGCTTGGTATTTACTGGAATATCGTATCTTGTGATAACGATATTACTTTAGGTGCAGCTATTTCAGGTCTTATAGATTAA